From a region of the Impatiens glandulifera chromosome 4, dImpGla2.1, whole genome shotgun sequence genome:
- the LOC124934078 gene encoding plant UBX domain-containing protein 7 gives MDGALTTADKQNLVSSFLEIAVGQTADTARQFLQATSWKLDEAIQLFYLGNESGMVTSSPPLGNIPNDRISGGSKDFGNGSFRPDGEYEVRAPIPVKREALYDNMHGSRARYSSHESHSVVPFRNFDEEMKHPGIWGSNEGATSTTDSSRDNLASLYRPPFALMYHGPFEKAKDAAKSQNKWLLVNVQSTCEFSSHMLNRDTWANEAVAQTIGTNFIFWQVYDDTEEGRKVCTYYRLDNVPVILVIDPITGQKIRLWRGMIQPESLLEDLLPLMDRSPSDHVTLSHKRPRESSLTSPSNTQEDSSTANIHGEEDEELLQALAASMENKKDSHSVSVNDEAIDDKKAADEIPQQLKKYYPPLPEEPKGTDRNLICRVGIRLPDGRRIQRNFLRSDPIQLLWSHCLSHLDLKEGETRPFRLAHVIPGASKYLDYDIILTFEESGLANSMISVTWE, from the exons GCTACGAGTTGGAAGCTTGATGAAGCTATTCAACTATTTTATCTTGGAAACGAGAGTGGCATGGTTACATCATCTCCCCCTTTAGGAAATATTCCAAATGATCGAATTTCAGG TGGATCTAAGGACTTTGGAAATGGAAGTTTTAGGCCTGATGGAGAATATGAAGTGAGGGCACCTATACCTGTAAAAAGAGAAGCTCTTTATGACAATATGCATGG ATCAAGAGCGAGATATTCATCACATGAATCTCATTCAGTAGTTCCTTTCCGCAACTTTGACGAGGAGATGAAACATCCAGGGATTTGGGGGTCAAATGAAGGTGCCACATCTACAACCGATAGTTCTCGAGATAACCTTGCATCACTTTATCGCCCTCCTTTTGCATTAATGTACCATGGCCCCTTTGAGAAG GCAAAAGATGCGGCTAAGAGCCAGAACAAATGGCTACTTGTAAATGTGCAATCTACTTGTGAATTCAGCTCGCATATG CTTAATCGCGATACTTGGGCAAATGAAGCTGTTGCACAAACCATCGGTACAAATTTCATCTTTTGGCAG GTATATGATGATACTGAGGAAGGCAGGAAGGTCTGTACTTATTACAGGTTGGATAATGTCCCAGTGATTCTTGTCATTGACCCTATCACAGGGCAGAAAATTCGTTTATGGCGTGGAATgatacaaccagaaagtctgCTGGAA GATTTGTTACCATTAATGGATAGAAGCCCCAGTGATCATGTCACTTTATCTCACAAACGCCCAAGAGAGAGTTCTCTGACTTCACCTTCCAATACACAAG AGGATTCATCAACTGCAAATATACATGGCGAAGAGGATGAGGAACTATTGCAAGCATTGGCAGCTTCAATGGAAAACAAGAAAGATTCTCATTCTGTTAGCGTGAATGATGAGGCCATAGATGACAAGAAGGCAGCAGACGAAATTCCCCAGCAACTGAAGAAGTATTATCCACCACTGCCTGAAGAGCCAAAGGGAACTGATAGGAATCTTATTTGCAGAGTTGGGATTCGTCTTCCAGATGGCCGTAGAATTCAGAGGAACTTCCTGCGTTCAGATCCAATACAG TTGCTTTGGTCACACTGTTTGTCTCACCTTGACCTCAAGGAGGGTGAGACAAGACCATTTCGCTTGGCGCATGTTATACCAGGAGCTTCAAAGTATCTGGACTATGACATCATATTGACATTTGAAGAATCAGGGCTTGCCAACTCAATGATTTCAGTTACTTGGGAATGA